The nucleotide sequence CAGGGATTCAGAAACAGCTTTTCAATACTGTTTATCAGCTTCTGGCCTTGAAAAAAGAATCAGCGGAGGAATTGGAAAAGGCAGAAAGTTTTTTGATGCTTCCGGATTATTTTAATTATTGCCTGACAGGAGTAATGAAACAGGAGTATACCAATGCAACGAGCAGTGGTCTTGTAAATGCACTTTCTAAGGAATGGGACTTGGAGATAATTAAAAAATTAGGGCTGCCGAAGAAGCTTTTTAAGAAATTGTCTCTTCCCGGAGAAAGAGTTGGACGACTGAGTGAAAAAATTGCAAAAGAAGTCGGATTTGATGCAGAAGTTTTGCTGCCTGCAACGCATGATACAGGCTCGGCTTTTCTTGCTGTACCGGCAAGAGATGAAAGTTCAGTATATCTTTCAAGCGGCACATGGAGTCTTTTAGGTGTAGAAAATAAAGAGCCGCTTACAGATCCCGAGTCAAGAAAAGAAAATATGACGAATGAAGGCGGAGCTTTTTACAGATTCAGGTATTTAAAAAATATAATGGGGCTCTGGATGATACAGTCGGTAAGACGCGAACTGAACGGAGTTGAGTATGTAGCAGGAAGAAAGAGCAGTTATGCAGGAGAAAAAGAATGGAGCTTTACGGATCTAAGGGAAGAGGCTCAAAAATGCAGTGATTTTGATTTTGTTCTGGATGTCAATGATGAAGCTTTTCTTTCTCCTCTGAGTATGATAGATGCAATAAAAGAGCATTGCCGCAAAAGAGGCTTCAAGGTTCCGGAAAGTGTTGGGGAGATTATGCAGTGCATTTATGCGGGACTTGCAAAATGCTATGCCGATACGATAGAAAAAATTTCAGCAATAACAGGAAAGAAAATTACAGGAATAAATATTATAGGCGGTGGATGTCAGGATATTTATTTAAATAAGCTTACTGCAAAGGCGGCCGGTATTCCTGTTTATGCGGGACCAATAGAAGGTACGGCAATAGGAAATATATTAATGCAGATGATCGCTGAAGGAGATTACAGCAGTCTGCAGGAAGCAAGAGATTCAATTTATAAGAG is from Lachnospiraceae bacterium C1.1 and encodes:
- a CDS encoding rhamnulokinase family protein, giving the protein MGKYYLAIDMGASSGRHIIGWLEDGKMQLKEIYRFENRQIERNGHLTWDIDNLWNGIISGLKACKKEGMIPSTIAIDSWAVDYVLLDKDGKMLGDAVAYRDNRTNGMDIELSKHISEEELYERTGIQKQLFNTVYQLLALKKESAEELEKAESFLMLPDYFNYCLTGVMKQEYTNATSSGLVNALSKEWDLEIIKKLGLPKKLFKKLSLPGERVGRLSEKIAKEVGFDAEVLLPATHDTGSAFLAVPARDESSVYLSSGTWSLLGVENKEPLTDPESRKENMTNEGGAFYRFRYLKNIMGLWMIQSVRRELNGVEYVAGRKSSYAGEKEWSFTDLREEAQKCSDFDFVLDVNDEAFLSPLSMIDAIKEHCRKRGFKVPESVGEIMQCIYAGLAKCYADTIEKISAITGKKITGINIIGGGCQDIYLNKLTAKAAGIPVYAGPIEGTAIGNILMQMIAEGDYSSLQEARDSIYKSFEIKVFE